From a single Micromonospora sp. WMMD1102 genomic region:
- a CDS encoding M23 family metallopeptidase, translating to MVMAPIAAASLARAGSTPELSRRSMPVLQPAARRFRWPLDGTPPVVRRFDPPPQPWAAGHRGVDLAAPPGAAVRAAGPGVVFFAGTVAGRPLVSVAHAGGLRTTYEPVRPGLAAGQPVRAGDPLGVLLSGHPGCPGAGSACLHWGLRRGDEYLDPLLLLGLGRVRLLPLAGSLPVPWSGRTSAAPGHAAESIRKAR from the coding sequence GTGGTCATGGCTCCGATCGCGGCCGCGAGCCTGGCGAGGGCGGGATCGACACCCGAGCTGTCGCGCCGGTCGATGCCGGTGCTCCAGCCGGCTGCGCGACGATTTCGCTGGCCGCTCGACGGGACGCCTCCGGTCGTCCGCCGGTTCGATCCGCCCCCGCAGCCGTGGGCGGCCGGACATCGGGGCGTCGATCTGGCTGCCCCACCCGGCGCCGCGGTCCGGGCGGCAGGCCCGGGAGTGGTGTTCTTCGCCGGTACGGTGGCTGGCCGCCCGTTGGTCAGCGTCGCCCATGCCGGTGGGCTGCGCACCACCTACGAGCCGGTCCGGCCAGGGCTGGCTGCCGGACAGCCGGTTCGGGCCGGTGACCCACTCGGCGTGCTCCTGAGCGGTCATCCGGGTTGCCCAGGGGCCGGATCGGCCTGCCTGCACTGGGGCCTGCGGCGCGGTGACGAGTATCTCGATCCTCTGCTCCTGCTGGGCCTCGGCCGAGTCCGCCTGCTTCCGCTGGCGGGCAGCCTGCCGGTCCCCTGGTCCGGCCGGACCTCAGCCGCCCCGGGACACGCGGCCGAGTCGATCAGGAAAGCGAGGTGA
- a CDS encoding aminotransferase class V-fold PLP-dependent enzyme — translation MAGPLPPVPIPGARLLFSLDPGVAHLNHGSYGAVPIGVQRAQQRLRDETEANPMRFFNRGLVDRITHARRHLASFLGADPDGTALVGNVSIGAATVLQSLRLEAGDELVDTDHGYGSFALAVEREARRTGAVRRTLSVPLTASDEEIVEIVRAGIRPGRTKLLVVDQLTSATARLLPAAAIAAVARERDVPVLVDGAHAPGMLPTPVQSIGADFWVGNLHKWGYAPRGSAALVVAPHWRRRIEPLAVSWQEEAGFPSRVEWQATLDYTAWLAAPVGVFTLRTLGLDRVRAHNAELAAYGQGVVGRALGIAPADLVDPGGPTVSMRILPLPPGVATSYPDAVALRQRIADKLNTEVNVNPWRGRGWLRLSGQVYNRAEEYDRLAERLPALLTSLS, via the coding sequence ATCGCCGGGCCGTTGCCGCCCGTGCCGATCCCGGGCGCCCGTCTGCTGTTCTCGCTGGATCCCGGCGTCGCCCATCTGAACCACGGCTCGTACGGCGCGGTGCCGATCGGTGTGCAGCGCGCCCAGCAGCGGCTGCGGGACGAGACCGAGGCCAACCCGATGCGGTTCTTCAACCGGGGCCTGGTCGACCGGATCACACACGCCCGTCGGCACCTGGCCAGTTTCCTCGGCGCCGATCCGGACGGGACGGCGCTGGTCGGCAACGTGAGCATCGGAGCCGCCACCGTACTCCAGTCGTTACGGCTGGAGGCCGGCGACGAGCTGGTCGACACCGACCACGGTTACGGCTCGTTCGCCCTCGCCGTCGAGCGGGAGGCCCGCCGGACCGGGGCCGTCCGGCGCACCCTGAGCGTGCCGCTGACCGCCTCCGACGAGGAGATCGTCGAGATCGTCCGGGCCGGGATCCGCCCAGGACGGACCAAACTGCTCGTCGTCGACCAGCTCACCTCCGCCACCGCCCGGCTCCTCCCGGCAGCGGCGATCGCGGCGGTGGCCCGGGAGCGAGATGTGCCGGTACTCGTCGACGGTGCGCACGCGCCCGGAATGCTGCCGACTCCGGTGCAGAGCATCGGCGCCGACTTCTGGGTCGGCAACCTGCACAAGTGGGGGTACGCCCCGCGGGGCAGCGCCGCACTGGTGGTGGCGCCGCACTGGCGCCGACGGATCGAGCCGTTGGCGGTCTCCTGGCAGGAGGAGGCCGGCTTTCCCAGCCGGGTCGAATGGCAGGCGACGCTCGACTACACCGCCTGGCTCGCCGCACCGGTGGGCGTGTTCACGCTGCGTACGCTCGGGTTGGACCGGGTCCGGGCGCACAACGCCGAGCTGGCCGCGTACGGGCAGGGGGTGGTCGGCCGGGCACTCGGGATCGCGCCGGCCGATTTGGTCGACCCCGGCGGGCCGACGGTGTCGATGCGGATCCTTCCCCTGCCGCCCGGTGTCGCGACCAGCTATCCGGACGCGGTGGCGCTGCGGCAGCGGATCGCAGACAAACTCAACACGGAGGTGAACGTCAATCCCTGGCGCGGCCGGGGTTGGCTGCGACTGTCCGGCCAGGTCTACAACCGGGCGGAGGAGTACGACCGTCTCGCCGAGCGCCTACCGGCCCTGCTCACCTCGCTTTCCTGA
- a CDS encoding GNAT family N-acetyltransferase, which translates to MHETQLTVRRATLADVPALVELRLANAEAHLALDADTYRVPQRAAVVRHFAGTLADEVGRDGVLLAEDREGRVVGMIEVLPQSAPPEHQILRPVPSAQVHTVVLPDARRLGVGSTLLHAAERWATERGIRYLSAGIYHRNLEAVRFYSRHGYTEAGLSLGKSVD; encoded by the coding sequence ATGCACGAGACGCAGCTGACAGTTCGGCGGGCGACCTTGGCGGATGTTCCCGCACTGGTGGAGTTGCGCCTGGCCAACGCCGAGGCACACCTCGCGCTTGACGCCGACACCTACCGGGTTCCACAGCGCGCGGCGGTGGTTCGCCACTTCGCGGGCACCCTCGCCGACGAGGTGGGGCGGGACGGCGTTCTCCTCGCCGAGGATCGCGAGGGCCGAGTGGTCGGCATGATCGAGGTATTGCCGCAGTCCGCTCCGCCGGAGCATCAGATCCTGCGGCCTGTGCCTTCGGCTCAGGTGCACACGGTGGTGCTACCCGATGCCAGGCGCCTCGGGGTGGGATCCACCCTGCTGCACGCGGCCGAACGGTGGGCGACCGAGCGGGGAATTCGGTACCTGTCGGCCGGCATCTACCACCGCAACCTCGAAGCAGTGCGCTTCTACAGTCGGCACGGCTACACCGAGGCCGGCCTGTCCCTCGGCAAGAGTGTGGACTAG
- a CDS encoding tyrosine recombinase XerC: protein MSQPRRSTRARHEALTPALRESVDDFAQHLASVENRSTHTVRAYVADLVSLLDHAARMGCSSPRDLDITVLRSWLAKLRTLGAARASLARRAASARTFTGWAHRAGLLDTDVGAQLASPRAHRELPAVLRADQAGELMGSTGEGGTAVSHRDRVVLELLYATGIRVSELCGLDLGDVDPARRVIRVLGKGAKERTVPYGLPAQRALDDWLRIGRPRLAGRDSGESLLLGVRGGRLQPTVVRRIVADYARAAGLPRISPHGLRHSAATHLLEGGADLRTVQELLGHAALSSTQIYTHVSTERLRAAYRQAHPRA, encoded by the coding sequence ATGAGTCAGCCCCGTCGCAGTACCCGTGCCCGGCACGAGGCCCTGACACCGGCCCTGCGGGAGAGCGTCGACGACTTCGCCCAGCATCTCGCCTCGGTCGAGAACCGGTCGACGCACACCGTCCGGGCGTACGTCGCGGACCTGGTCTCGCTGCTCGACCATGCCGCCCGGATGGGTTGTTCCAGCCCCCGCGACCTGGACATCACGGTGCTGCGGAGCTGGCTGGCGAAGCTGCGTACCCTCGGCGCCGCCCGCGCATCACTGGCCCGCCGGGCCGCGTCCGCCCGTACCTTCACCGGCTGGGCGCACCGGGCCGGGCTACTGGACACCGACGTGGGAGCGCAGCTGGCGAGTCCCCGGGCGCATCGGGAACTGCCGGCGGTGCTCCGGGCCGACCAGGCGGGCGAGCTGATGGGCTCGACCGGCGAGGGCGGAACCGCCGTGTCGCACCGGGACCGGGTGGTGCTCGAACTCCTCTATGCCACCGGCATCCGGGTCAGCGAACTGTGCGGCCTGGATCTCGGCGACGTCGACCCGGCTCGGCGGGTGATCCGGGTGCTGGGTAAGGGCGCGAAGGAACGAACGGTCCCCTACGGGCTGCCGGCACAGCGGGCACTCGACGACTGGCTGCGAATCGGCCGGCCACGCCTGGCCGGGCGGGACAGCGGCGAATCGCTGCTGCTGGGGGTACGCGGTGGGCGGCTTCAACCCACCGTGGTACGCCGGATCGTCGCCGACTACGCCCGCGCGGCCGGGCTGCCCCGGATCAGCCCGCACGGGCTGCGCCACTCGGCCGCCACGCACCTGCTGGAGGGTGGCGCCGACCTGCGCACCGTGCAGGAACTGCTCGGACACGCCGCGCTGTCGAGCACACAGATCTACACCCACGTCTCGACGGAGCGACTGCGGGCGGCGTACCGCCAGGCACACCCACGGGCCTGA
- a CDS encoding DNA-processing protein DprA — protein MEEDRLARIALNWLFEPGTRAVFRLVGQFGAAGALRRLLAGKVPDHRLRSTVESRLAAGDPWQVALTAAEQTERLGARLVTPADPEWPARLDSLGQLSLPSADRRVDQETAPPLCFWVRGAWALGEAFQRSVAVVGSRAATPYGLHVATEIAFGLAERDWSVVSGGAFGIDAAAHRGALNAGGLTVAVLACGVDRPYPVGNTALFDRIADVGVLVSEWPPGAEPLRPRFLIRNRVIAAATAGTLVVEAAARSGATQTIRRAIAMKRPAMVVPGPVTSAMSVGAHELLREYPETRLVTGVPHVLEEVGRIGADLAPPVRGPERPQDSLDDESALILEAVPRRGPLGPDVLAARAGLDLRTTLRKLSLLEQLGLVVRRDEGYALAPAATRTARVRSRQSVR, from the coding sequence ATGGAGGAGGACAGGCTGGCGCGGATCGCCCTGAACTGGCTCTTCGAGCCCGGTACCCGGGCGGTGTTCCGGCTCGTGGGCCAGTTCGGAGCGGCCGGGGCACTGCGTCGGCTGCTCGCCGGGAAGGTGCCGGACCATCGCCTCCGCTCGACGGTCGAGTCCCGGCTGGCGGCCGGGGACCCGTGGCAGGTCGCCCTCACCGCTGCCGAGCAGACCGAGCGGCTCGGTGCCCGCCTGGTGACCCCCGCCGATCCGGAATGGCCGGCTCGGCTGGACAGCCTCGGCCAGTTGAGTCTGCCCAGCGCCGATCGCAGGGTCGACCAGGAGACGGCGCCGCCGCTCTGCTTCTGGGTACGCGGTGCCTGGGCGCTCGGGGAGGCGTTCCAACGATCGGTGGCGGTGGTCGGGTCCCGGGCCGCCACCCCGTACGGACTGCACGTCGCCACCGAGATCGCCTTCGGGCTGGCCGAGCGGGACTGGAGTGTCGTCTCCGGTGGCGCGTTCGGCATCGACGCGGCGGCGCACCGGGGCGCCCTGAACGCGGGCGGCCTGACCGTGGCCGTACTCGCCTGCGGTGTCGACCGGCCCTATCCGGTCGGCAACACCGCGCTGTTCGACCGGATCGCCGACGTGGGCGTGCTGGTCAGCGAATGGCCTCCCGGGGCGGAGCCGCTGCGCCCCCGGTTCCTGATCCGCAACCGGGTGATCGCCGCGGCGACCGCCGGGACCCTGGTGGTCGAGGCGGCGGCCCGCAGCGGCGCCACCCAGACGATCCGCCGGGCGATCGCGATGAAGCGGCCGGCGATGGTGGTGCCCGGGCCGGTCACCTCCGCCATGTCGGTCGGCGCGCACGAGCTGCTCCGCGAGTATCCCGAGACACGGTTGGTCACCGGCGTGCCGCACGTCCTGGAGGAGGTGGGCCGGATCGGCGCCGATCTCGCTCCGCCGGTTCGTGGACCGGAGCGCCCTCAGGACTCGCTCGACGACGAATCCGCGCTGATCCTGGAGGCGGTGCCCCGACGCGGCCCGCTCGGTCCGGACGTACTCGCCGCACGGGCCGGCCTCGATCTGCGTACCACCCTGCGCAAGCTCTCCCTGCTGGAACAGTTGGGTCTGGTGGTACGCCGCGACGAGGGGTACGCGCTCGCACCGGCGGCGACCCGGACAGCCCGGGTCCGGTCGAGGCAGTCGGTCCGCTGA
- a CDS encoding YifB family Mg chelatase-like AAA ATPase, protein MSYAKVLCVGLVGVAGHVVEVEADLATGLPTVVLSGLPDTALNEARDRVRAAIVNSGQRWPNRRITVNLLPATLPKHGSAFDLAIAAALLGGSGEMPLAPLDGVAVLGELGLDGTVRPVRGVLPMVAAAVRAGITRVLVPLGNAAEASVVPGVRVRAVDTLHRLVTFIRDGTPLLDPPSSPPVPPLLGPDLADVAGQGLGRRAVEVAAAGGHHLALLGPPGAGKTMLAERLPSILPELDDEAALEVTALHSIAGLLPPGGQLLRRPPFQAPHHTATIASLVGGGSGLARPGAVSLAHRGVLFLDEAPEYARGALEALRQPLESGRIVLTRARGGTEYPARVQLVVAANPCPCAKPSGDISCECTPLARRRYLGRLSGPLLDRLDVQVTVSPLRAAELMAAEQTVESSAVVAERVGKARAAAAARWAAGGWRVNAEVPGPQLRHPRWRLPAEDTCALRRLLDSGVLSARGFDRVIRVAWSIADLDGRQRPDADDVNEAIQLRTGSI, encoded by the coding sequence ATGAGCTACGCCAAGGTGCTCTGCGTGGGGCTGGTCGGAGTGGCCGGGCATGTCGTCGAGGTCGAGGCCGACCTGGCCACAGGTCTGCCCACCGTCGTGCTGTCCGGCCTGCCCGACACCGCGCTCAACGAGGCCCGCGACCGGGTACGCGCAGCGATCGTCAACTCCGGCCAGCGCTGGCCCAACCGCAGGATCACCGTCAACCTGCTGCCGGCGACGCTGCCGAAACATGGCTCGGCTTTTGACCTCGCGATCGCGGCGGCGCTGCTCGGTGGCTCGGGCGAGATGCCGCTCGCCCCGCTGGACGGGGTGGCCGTGCTCGGCGAGTTGGGGCTCGACGGGACGGTCCGACCGGTCCGGGGCGTACTGCCGATGGTCGCGGCGGCGGTCCGGGCCGGCATCACCCGGGTGCTCGTACCGCTCGGCAACGCCGCCGAGGCCTCGGTCGTACCAGGAGTACGGGTCCGGGCCGTCGACACCCTGCACCGGCTGGTGACCTTCATCCGGGACGGCACACCGCTGCTCGATCCGCCGTCGTCACCCCCGGTGCCACCCCTGCTCGGGCCCGATCTCGCCGACGTGGCCGGGCAGGGGCTCGGGCGGCGTGCCGTGGAGGTGGCCGCGGCCGGCGGGCACCACCTGGCCCTGCTCGGCCCGCCCGGGGCTGGCAAGACCATGTTGGCCGAACGGCTGCCCTCGATCCTGCCCGAACTCGACGACGAGGCCGCCCTGGAGGTGACCGCACTACACTCGATCGCCGGTCTGCTGCCGCCGGGCGGGCAACTGCTGCGCCGGCCGCCGTTCCAGGCCCCGCACCACACGGCCACCATCGCCTCGCTGGTCGGCGGAGGATCCGGGCTGGCCCGGCCCGGCGCGGTGTCGCTGGCCCACCGGGGGGTCCTGTTCCTGGACGAGGCTCCCGAGTACGCCCGAGGCGCGCTGGAGGCGCTGCGCCAACCGTTGGAAAGCGGCCGGATCGTCCTGACCCGGGCCCGGGGCGGCACCGAATATCCCGCCAGGGTGCAACTGGTGGTGGCGGCGAATCCCTGCCCCTGTGCGAAACCGTCCGGCGACATCTCCTGCGAGTGCACGCCACTTGCCCGGCGCCGCTACCTCGGCCGGCTTTCCGGGCCGCTGCTGGACCGGCTGGACGTACAGGTGACGGTGAGCCCGCTGCGGGCGGCGGAGCTGATGGCCGCCGAGCAGACCGTCGAGTCCTCGGCCGTGGTCGCCGAACGGGTCGGCAAGGCCCGGGCCGCCGCGGCTGCCCGTTGGGCGGCCGGCGGTTGGCGGGTCAACGCCGAGGTGCCGGGACCGCAACTGCGTCATCCACGGTGGCGGTTGCCGGCGGAGGACACCTGTGCGCTTCGCCGGCTGCTGGACAGCGGAGTGCTTTCCGCCCGTGGCTTCGACCGCGTGATCCGGGTCGCCTGGAGCATCGCCGATCTCGACGGTCGGCAACGTCCGGACGCCGATGACGTCAACGAGGCGATCCAACTTCGTACCGGGAGCATCTGA